From the Salvelinus alpinus chromosome 12, SLU_Salpinus.1, whole genome shotgun sequence genome, the window ccgatgtgaaatggctagctagttagcggtggtgcgcgctaatagcctttcaagcggtgacgtcactcgctttgagaccttgaagtagtggttccccttgcgctgcaagggccgcggcttttgtggagcgatgggtaacgatgcttcgtgggtgactgttgttgatgtgtgcagaggatccctggttcgcgccccgaaggggacggactaaagtaaAACTGTTACACTCACAACTCGCACAGATGAGGaaagtcatacaggatggagggcctgaggagaggagaaaatgcccTCAGAGCGTCTCAGAATTCTGGAACCATCGTGATGAACTTTCACAGATCAACGTAATAATTTTCAAAGGAGAGAAAATCATTATTCTTACCAGTCTCAGAGATTTTGACAAAGATCCATGCTGGACACATGAGCATGGAAAAGTGCGAACAGAGAGCGCGTTTTAGAACGGAGAGAGACATAACTCCAAAACAGAATGACACAGATTCAAAACAAGACGGGATGAAATCAGAAAACACAGATAATTCATTATCCCATCATTTTTTTAATAGTTTAAATGCAAATTCTGATCATTTCGAGCACTGTTTCAATCAAGTTTAACTAGGCATGGATAACTCAACCTTGTCATTTCAACAACATGTTCAGTGAATACAACCTAAAAAGGTACCAGAGTATATAATTCATTCTTTAATTCCTTCAATATAAAAAAGCTGAAAAACACTGACATTCAATAGAATTCCTTTGGAAGTCCTAATCATAGATCCAATTCTATAAATCTAGAGCAGCTATTCCCTAActggtacgccaaataaaaatgtgattcactttttaatttttttaataaaaatgtattttcttcacattttcaaacagtccatttatattttccaacggggctatacatttgggtgaggtttttttctcgcctgagtagcctcgtttcactgccaaaaataaaactaaaccatctagtgttcagcgaaataacaacacaatgtcaaatacaggtagcctagtcaaataattaacatccaatcacattcaccgttactctctcacgggaattccactaacggtccgtatgcaGCCAAATGTAGCttctgctcattccgtttgctctaaAATGGACAAATGGTTAAAACagtaaggcccgcgtccatagagacacatacccgctctactggtagtactgctactaccatcagtactacacctgcacctgtcgacgacacgttgttctgcttccacgagcacaacattgatttggggttcacttatattgggagtagtgcctttcctcagctacagtgtgttatatgtgcaaaagtactatctcacaactcgatgaaatcttcactcttgcgcagacaattagaaacaaaacatgccaatttgaaaaataagccacgggagttttttgaacgagaattaagacgacttttgaGTAGTTAGACATGTATAGAAGCAACATATACAATTAataaggggctagaagcgtcttatatggtgagctaccgagtggctaggacagacaAGCCTCATATTATTGTGGAGGACTTATCTTTCAAACTGCCAGGCATTCCTTTGGCTCGGTGgttgctgcagtgtacccaagtggcgtctgGAGCAACTTCTTGcatgcgcgttaccactccactatgtctccctgtcatggcttttgcgccatcagtacagataccaacacatcttgaccaccaaagtccatttgatgtcacaaagctgtccagtactttacaAATATAATcttctgttgtcctggtttccagtggtttgcagaagaggttGTCTTCCTTCATttaccccccataaacgtaacggacaaataccaggagctgtgccaggcccgccatgtctgttgactcatccagctgtaatgcaaagaattcactggcttgtatgcgaagcagtaattgtttgaAAACATATCCTGCCATGTccctgatgcgtcgtgaaacagtgttgtttgatgaagtaattgtctgtatagtttttttggccttttcccagCCATATCTACAGTGttaaactttgttaaagcaaggcccctgaactctcgtgtattttctgcactatgcaatgatatgaaCAGCGaacatgtaacgcttttacaacatacagaaatgCACTGGTtttcaaggggcaaagtattgacacgtttttttgaattgagagatgagcttaaagttttctttactgaccatcattttcacttgtcatcatgcaagcggtcagacgaCTTTTCTCTCACGACTGGCCcatctcgcctgaatgatctgaatctaggattacagggactctccgcaactatattcaatgtgtgggacaaaattgaggctatgattaagttggagctcttctctgtctgcattaacaaggacaacacacaggtctttccttcattgtatgatttttttgtgtgcaaatgaactcaagcttacggacaaagtaaaatgtgatatagcaaagcaccggagttgggtgcgcaattacgcaggtactttcccgaaacggatgacacaagcaactggattcgttatccatttcatgcctccagtccacttaccaatatctgaacaagagggtctcatcgaaattgcaacaagcggttatgtgaaaatgtaatttaatcagaagccactgccagatttctggattgggctgcgctgaGTATCCTGCCTtagcaaatcgcgctgttaaaacACTGATGCtatttgcaaccacgtacctatgtgagagtggattctcggccctcactagcatgaaaaagaaatacaggcacagacggtgtgtggaaaatgatttaagactgagactctctccaatacaacccgaCATTGCAttgttatgtgcatcctttcaagcacacccttctcattaacctgtggtaagttattcacaattttcgatgaacaaatcaagttttatatgtaagatggctaaataaagagcaaaatgattgattatttttAGATTATTATTTGTGcactggtcctataagagctctttgtcactttccacgagccgggttgtgacaaaaactctcattcttatgtttaaataatgtatcgtatagtgtgcgtggcaggcttacaatgattgcaaaaaacaacattggagagtgcgctgaccctggtgctagagggggtgcgcacctggaggttgaatgtttgaaggggtacgggactataaaaagtttgggaaccactgatctagagTATAcgatactgtatgtttacataAAATTGGCAACAATAAAACATTGCCAAAACACAAGCAGTGAGTGGGAAATGGTTGGTGTAGGCAATGAGGGAAAAAATAATATAGTTCACTTGCCCTTCCTAACCCCAACCTCATCAATCAATCTTTATTGAAACAAAGGTCAAATAGGTCTACATTGACAAAGAAAAACATTTGAGAAGACCTTGGTGTATATTTCTGTTCTCATAAAAGCCTTTAAAGTTCAAGGTCTTCAGCTAATCATCAGTTTTATTTCTGTGAAAATGAATTGACGCCATGGCGACTCTGAAACCAAGGTTATTGTAGCATTGTTGTGAGAATGTTGTGTTCTCCCCAGTACACTTCAGCCTTGTGCTGACTTTATCTGTAGAGTGCCATGGAGGCACTCTGATACAGACACATGTAGGAGTCACTCAGCAGCCTGCGGACAGACTCTCCAGCCTGGGAGGGGTCAGCCCGCGCTAGCTCCTCCTCTGACTGAGACAGGAAGTCACCCACCTCAGGACAAGCCCTGATCTCTGGAATGTTGTAGCCACTCTGGTCATCACCTGAGGGGACTGAAGATTAGAGATCTGACAAGTGAAAGACAGATAAGACTAGACATTTACGTCAGGTTGCAGTGTTCTCTACATCAGGTTCAAAGACAAAGGAAGTCATTGGGTATCTAGTGATAAGGCAAGGAAAAGTCTGCAATTGAACAGAAACTATTATTTGTTCGGCACCTCAGAAGAAATGGATTTAGCGGTCTGTTCTTCCTTTTAGAATAATGTTTTACCAACCCGACATCCACTCAATAGGTTTTGAAATAAACTTTTGATGGCAACAGACAAGATTCTTAGACAaagatacaaaagtatgtggacaccccttcaaatgaggggattcgactatttcagctacacccgttgttgacaggtgtataaaattgagcacactgccatgcgatctccatagacaaacattttcagtagaatggcccgtactgaagagctaagggactttcaacgtggcaccgtcataggatgccacctttccaacaagtcagttcatcatatttctgccccccccccctgtcaactgtaagtgctggaagcaacaacggctcagctgcgaaagtggtaggccacacaagcgcacagaacgggaccgcaaaatgctgaagcacgtagctcgtaaaaatcgtctgtcctctgttggaacactcactaccgagttccaaactgcctctggaagcaatgtcagcacaataactgctcGTCGGATACTTCATGAAATGGAtatccatggccgagcagccgcacacaagcctaacatcTCTACGCTtgatgccaagcatcggctggagtggtggaaagctctctgccattggactctggagcagtggaaatgcgttctctgaattgatgaatcacgcttcgccatctggtagtccgacagacaaatctgtgtttggcagatgccaggagaacgctacctgcccaaatgcatagtgccaactgtaaagtttggtggaggaggaataatggtctggggctgttttcatggttcgggctaggccccttagttccagtgaagggaaatcttaacgctacagcatttaatgacattctagacgattctgtgcttccaactttgtggcaacagtttggggaaggccttttcctgtttcagcatgacaatgcccccgtgcagacagcaaggtccatacagaacttatttattgagatcggtgtggaagaacttgactggcctggacagagccctgacctcaactccatcaaacacctttgggatgaattggaacgttgactgtgagccaggcctaatcgccctcctgtggctgaatggaagcaggtccctgcaatgttccaacatctagtggaaagccttctcagaagagtggaggctgttatagcagcaaaggggggaccaactccatattgatgcccatgattttggaatgagatgttcgaagagcaggtgtccacatacttttggtaatgtattgTAACTGTGTTCTTTGAGGTTAATCTCACCACATCTGTCTGCCATGCTGTCGAAGAAGAGCCAGGAGCGAGGGCCAGGGCCATACTTCACAAAGGACACATAGTGGCTGGTGTGGATACAGAGCACAGCGAACAACTGCATTTTGTGCCTGGGTACAGGGGCATCTGCTGGCACCTCCGCTGGCACTACCAGGGCTCTAGGGCAGTGGCTCTGCCGAGAGGGATGAGTGTGCACCTGTCACAAAGGGAGAAGTGGAGATGGAGGATTGGGAAGAGGGAAAGTAGAAAGGGAGATTCAGTTAGATAAAGGAGATGAAATCAATATACTTGCAGGTAGAAAAGCTGTAGCTCAGAGTCATGCTGCTTAACTGTGTAGAGTGGGGTTTGAAATTaatgacacccttgataaagatgagcaaaaattactgtattaaataaatatttcaaatactgagctatattgtatgctaaaaaAAGCCAAATAGCCCCATAATGTCAAATATCCACCACCGTAtgttacagtaggtatggggttattttctgcttatgcattctcatttcgatgccgaacccaccactggtgtgtgtggccaaagagctctattttcatgtcatctgaccatagcaccggttccaatccaagtgccaatgccgtttagcaaactACTGgagtttacatttgttggatgacatgaaaataaagctctttggccacgcacaccagtggtgggttcgGCAACAAAATGAGAATGCATaagcagaaaataaccccatacctactgtaaaatacgGTGGTGGATATTTGAcattatggggctattttgcttccactggcaGTCAGTAAGCGCAGattaaggatatcaaggatctgtaaagattctgtatggaggaatggtctaagatccctcccaatgtgttctccaactcataaaacattatagaaaaaggctcagtgctatTATCCTCGCAAGGTATGGAAAACAGGGGtatcaatcattttgacccctacctttttgagagaaaaaagtattacttgttaaacaacatttctctgagcaattgtatttgtataaaataatataatttcctttttttctccatacactatagctcagtatttatttattttatatagtcatttttgctcatctttatcaagggtggcaGTACTTTCTGACCCTACTGTATACCTGTGTCTTGCAGGTAGTGCAATACTGTTTGATTCTTCCTGGCTGGAGCTTGCGGTCTTGTAGGCACTGGGAGCACTCGTACTCTGCCAAACGCCCACAGAGGAAGCATTCTCGGGGGGCTGATGGGAGAAGAAGGTGGAAAAGTGTCACTCAACCTGAAGACAGTTTACTATGGTAAGCTATGCGTAGGGAGTTACTGCATGACCTTACTTTTATTCATAGGTATACGTTTCAGATGTGTGATTATGCGATTGTGCTGAAACTCACAGTTGTATAGAAGATCTGTGATGTCAAATTCTGTTGAGGGGATAATGTGGGGGAACATCTTGTACTTCTTCCCAAACCTTGGCATGTGGACCATGAGGCAGGATGGGATCTGAGGGACATATTAGAGACATTAAAGGTCCAATGGAGCCTTTTTTATCTGAATATCAAATCATTGCTGGGTAACAAATAAGTACTctgccttactgtgattgttttcaatgaaaattgttagagcaatttctcaagcaagaattttgctaggactatcTGGGGGTGgtttgagtggggaggggaaaacagaaaactagttgttattggcagagaggtttggaactctatttcttattggtctattaagtcAATTTACtaagccaaaactccatcccatcaaaacaggcagaaatttcagaCAGTCttctcaaacagctcttacactaaaagggcatgatcataattttcacaatttcacagtattattccaacttcatagtgtggaaatatatataaaacacaggaaaatcatgtttttgactgcacagTGCCTGAATATTAAAACAAAGTGATTTCCTTCTAAACAAAAGGTGCGCTGACTACAAGGCCTTGTAAATATTGCTCCTTAGATAACCTTGCACAGTATCACCCACCTCCTCAAACTTGAGGCCACAAGACAGCAAGGAGATATCCAGGAGCTGCTGGACAGTGGGAGTCTGTGTCACCTGCTCTTTATCCAGAATAATCTGGAATGTGTAGGCATCCTGAGATGTGTCGTTATTCGACCTGAGGCCCAGAGAACAATCAAGCTAAGCAACTCAGTCATGGCAGTGTCAAATAAGGTCTAACAGACACTCAGAATCCCAGAGAATGGAGATAAGAAGTGTGAGGAGGGGAAGCAAGGATAAATAAGTGGCCTACAGCATAACATGCAAGAAAGAGAAAATATATTGGTTAGGAGGTCAACTAGAGAAAGGTGAACTGGTTCAAACCTGAGTTTAAGCAATGACTTCATGCAAAGCACCCGCTGTAGAAGGATTGTGATGAACTCTTCAGGGTCTGCATGGAGGCAGGATAACACCATTTAGGTGGAATCAGAGACACTGCAGCCATTTAAAAATCCTAATTCAGACATAATTTCCCTTGGCTGGTATTTCATTTCTGTTTAAACACGACAGTAAAGAGACCTATAGAATCAGAGACCTATAGAATCAGAGACCTATAGAATCAGAGACCTATAGAATCAGAGACCTATAGAATCAGAGACCTATAGAATCAGAGACCTATAGAATCAGAGACCTATAGAATCAGCACTCTGAGAAGTGTGTGAGCGTACCTTTCTCTTCTGTTACAAAGGTGTCACACCCGAGCTGCTTGCGGAAGTTCATTACGCTCTCAGCAGGCACAAAACCTTGTCTGTGGATAACACACACACGATTGTCACTCTTGGTGGCCACACACGAAGATACACACTTTcacataacacaaacacacagagatgcaCATTCATATGAAGTGCATATACCTGAACATACACTACCAATGTGGCAGAGTAATATCAGACATGCATTACAACCACATAAAGGCTGTTGTGTTTCAGTCTAGGTTGAATTACAATGTCATAACGCCCTTATTTGAAGACCAGCTGATAATACAGGCCTGCATGAGGGTCAAGAGGATCTAGAAAACTGCAAGCACAGACAATGTTTATACCTGCGCAAACGGTTGACAATGTCTTTCTTCAGAGAGCGAGATATGCTCTTTTCTGTGCCAGCTGGTTTGTGGCAAACACTGTCCAGGGTCATAGATAAGCTGAACAGACTGTGGAGAGAAGTAGTAGATTTATTATATTGGCAGTGGTCATGGTGCAACTTTAAGTCCTTTACTACAATAAACTGGGCTCAATGAAAAGGATGCCCAATAAATAGTGTCACATTTTTATACAATTATGAGAGTTAGGAACAGTGACCTACAGAAAAACCATTTGACCAGAGGGGATTGAGTTAAGTTTACCTGAATAGAGTGGCATCGAGGTAGCAGGAGTTATAGTGCCCCTGGATCCCTTTCATCTTGCCCACGAGCAAAGACAGGGCTTCCGACTCAGGGATAGGAGGGACGTTCTCGTCTGTTTCCTCCAATGGAATGACTGATACAAACCATACAAAAACATTATGAAGTACTACTTATAATAGAAATAAAACTGGTACATGTTTTATATCTGCTGTTGGTTGGTGTTTGATTCAATGTGTGTTTGGTTTAGGGTGGGAGCTGCAAACTAATGCTTATTAGGTTATGGCATTGTAATAATAGCCTATCTAcactgtttatgtgtgtgttagtgggaTTAGGACCTATATAATTGGTGTCTAACCTGGGGGGATATCTGTCGCTTTGAGGGTCTCCTTTTCAGAGGGGGGACATAAGAACCTTCCATCTGGACTGCACTTTGTGAGGGGCACAAACAAGGCCCTGCCCCCTTTACAAGTGAAATACTGCTGGCCTCCATACGTCCCATCTGAGCAATTATTCACCTCATAATCCTGATGGCAAAACCACAAAAGAGTTGCTGAGGAATCAAAACTGATTGAGATATTTACATCTCAGAGTAGAATAATAGGCAAGCTCAAGAACATTGCTTACACAGTTCACATCTTACACTCACCAGCTCAATTCCGGCCCAGTCGTTTTTATTTTCTGAAAGGACGCCCATCCAACGGATCACCCCATATACAGTTATCCCAGTGTTGGATGTTACCTCCACTATGGATCCCACCTCAAAAGGGTGGTGTGACGGGCTTTGGGTTGGGGTTTGGGTGACATTCTGGTCTAAATGGTTTATATCTTTCACTTGTCGTCCACGAGATCCCATATTAGGCATGGAGTTGATACGTGACACCGCCTTTCTGTTTAGACCTGGGGGAGAAGAAGTTGAAGAGGGGTAAAAATGACACATCACATGGTTTCTCTCCTTGTCACGAGACTGACCTGTGGTAAACATGTCTGTTTATCTCCACAAGAGGTATGCAGAGAGCTCAGAGCATGCAATATACACAAATTCCAGAGCATGTGATGGCGCTCTGCTGCTACATTCCAGAGCACCTCAGCCAGTTTTACCAGTTCTGTATAAAGAACTGCTCTATGCCCCACTGTCTAGCCACAGGTGCTGCTCATTGCCATTCAATAACATTTACAAGGGGGAGGTGGGGATCTTTTGCTTGTAGGGGTACCAATTCACAGCAAGTCCTACAGATTAACTTTGAAAGTGATGATAATCATTCaaagaacatttacatttacatttaagtcatttagcagacgctcttatccagagcgacttacaaattggaaagttcatacatattcatcctggtccccccgtggggaatgaacccacaaccctggcgttgcaagcgccatgctctaccaactgagccacacgggaccaattcTGTCttcttacattttagtcatttagcaggcactcttatacagagcaacttacattttcatacttttttgtaCTGGCACCCGGTGGGAATTGAACCAACAACCCTGgagttgcaagtgccatgctttaCAAACTGAGCCACATGGGTCTTTGCAAAGCATGTTAAAAATGAGACCAAGCCACAGGATTCTGAAAGCTGATATTCTTTTCCTGGTACCATTGCTCTGCTTTCTTTCAAgaaaacatgtacagtatgtaggccagggatgggcaactttgactTGTGGGTCTACATACCCCCACCttgcgagcaaaacattttagcggcTCGTGACAGCAAAGACAAACATTTTAAGATTTAaggttaatttcctgcaattctacaccttTTGCCATGGTACAGAGAGAAAATTTAGCAATTTTCTAACTCATTCAtgtaattctactcattttgccatggggcggagagaaaaatgtgcagttttacagcaaatttcctgcaattctacacattttgctatagGGTGGAGGCAAATATTTGccgtttttaatatgataactgatgatcaatgggccccaccccggttggtaattcgaccatgcttactacaagttGAGATAGCTGgtcgctagactaacttaccaatctaaaataaatgagctgacatgggctaattgagtgactgctgatgcacaaccacaaactgcaccttgtgtattttactattctaactctcaacagtaagttgagaaccTGACTGAGCCCCCCTTCCCAAAATAAATTGGCCCACGGTCATACAAGAGGagggccgccagttgcccatccctgatgtaGGCTAGTGTGttggaaaaaaagaaaaaccagGTAAATGTGTCATATTTGGTAAACAAATACATGTAGGTCTATGTGCTTGCATACTAATCCATGAGAATACATGGGCATTGAACACCAGAAGATAAACATACAGTACTAACCCTCTGAATAACTGTCTTTCCAGCGAGGGCCAATGTCTACAGAGTATGCTGGGACAACCTGGACAATGTCTGCTGCACTGAacagggggagaggggctggCTTCTTAGGGGACACTGTTTGATCAGAGTCCTGCTGAAATGGAAAGGAAACAGGACAATTACAGTAAATCAGTAAATCAAGTACACCCAATCCCATACAGTAGCTGTGCTGAGAATTTTTACTGGCGAGCCGGAAATACAACAAAACTGCTTTTGAGCAACTGCCAATTGCTCAGATAATGTTATCAAGTTTCAGATGTTACGTAAAAGTTAGGTGCTGTAACTAATCAGATAACATTTTGGATCTTCCCCTGAGAGGAACATTCTTGTCTCCTGCTATCACTCATGTAAATCAATGAGAGGTTCAGGTGTACTTGACAGGTACAGCTCACAGTGTCTGCCATACTGTGACATCAATAGGCTAAAATGTTTCTCTTATTGATGAGAGGATCAAACAGACAGTTGAAATTCCTGATTATGTGCTTATACTTTGGACAAAATGCTGGAATTCATTCCCTATGCTGACATGGGCTTGCATACCATATTTGTAGAAGTTGCATACTCACCACAAACTCAACCTCAAAGCCCAGCATCAGCAGGTCCCCTTGGTTCTCCTTCTTACCGATCAGCATCAGGTTCCGAACCAGGCCTGGCTGGTGACCTTTCTTGTGCTTAACCACTACCAAGTCATCCTGAGACAGTACACAGATGGCTGAAAAGAGCTGGGGGTTACACAGGAGCTCCAGGCGTTTGCTGGAGGGGGACACGAAGAGCAGCAGCTGGGCCTGGTGTCGGGTGAGGGGGTACGTGTCCTCCCTCTTCACCATGTCCCCGCTCTTAGGATTCCCACTGCTGCCACCTCCGTACAACAGTCCCATCAGCTCTCCTTTATGCAACACTGCTTCCACACGGCCGATACATCCTCTGGAGAAGCCTTTTCTCGCCTTCCCCCGTGTCACTATGAAGAACTTGTCCTTCCCATCTCCTTTAAATTCCATTCCTCTTCTAAAGTGAACAATGGTCCTGCTGACAAGCAATGCATAAATTGTGTGACTAGCAGGCACCCTGTCAGGGACAGAAGTAAATAAAGTATTATTATATCCTTCTGATCATTCACTTGTATTATGAGAATGTGAGGTCACAACCATTCCATTGTGTTGTCACACTCAAAGCATGGCTTTAAAGGTTCTAATGTATAAATAAGTAACAGATAGGCAGAGGCATATCTCTGTGTAGAGGTATACACAGCTTTTGAAATCAATTCATTTTAGgatgtttgtgttgtcttgtgaAACCACCCCAAAACAATGaatcattaaaaaaaaacgttgggatatttttttatgcCGTTTTTAACGATAATTCAACATCCAGCTCAGTGATATCACCATAGTATTGGGATATAGAATACTGGAATGGACCTTCTTGTAATGGGATAAAAGGTCAACCATTTTGGTCAGTACCGGCGCCGCAAAAAGTCAAGTAAACAACAGTTTCCTGTGGATAACCTATCTCCACCTCCTACCGTCAAAAGGACCAACAGCATGTACAACCGGTAAAGTAAGTGTAAATATAATTTTATTATGTCTTTTTTAGGGCGACTTCGGTCAGACTGCTAACGTTAAACAGTTAAGTCCGGGTAACTCTTgaatatctgcattgaccctatcTTGAactgactctatacacacacaatatacagactccactgacacacacacactatattctTGATTCATAttgttatctatcctgatgcctggtTACTTTATCCTGCCTCAATCACCTCGTACcactgcacattgatctggtactggtactccatagctatatttttgtgtattttattactcttgtgttactatttaattttgtgttattattatattttaactgcatcgttgggaagTGCTCGTaacaagcatttcacggtaaagtctacacccgttgtattcggcgcatgtgacaaatacaaatcttttttttcttttttttatctgTCTGGAACCAAAATCACATAGCAACTGGCAACAATGTCTCTAACAATTATATTGTATTACACTGTCCACAGTCTAGTGTAAACTAATATCGAGTTGCCTACAGTGGTTGCATACGAAATTACTCCATTTAAATTGAGTCAATCTTACTGACCGTTTATACAAGTATCTGAAGAGCAGTTACTCCAATGTACTACACATTCTTCAGATGACTGGAAGGTACAACTGAATCCTCGGCGACTGTAGCTCGGAATAAGGAAGTATTCCAACGTAGATAGCCTAACTGGTATACTGTAGCGCTGTTACCGAACACGCCCATTTCATACTCTCCTCTGAAAGTGACACTTCAAAATGATGATTGTGATTGTTCTTCAAGAGAATTGTGACAGAGAAAGGGAATAGTAATAGTAAACATGTCGTCCACCATGAATGATTCAGCGCCCCCCTCTGCCCAATTGAGATGTCGCATGTGACTAACACATTTCAATTTGTATGTATTAGGGATCCACATTCGCTGCTGCTACTAcatgccctagttttgtcacacctggactactgttcagtagtgtggtcaggtgccacgaaGAGgaacttaggaaaattacaattggctcagaacagggcagcacggctggcccttaaaagtacactta encodes:
- the LOC139535591 gene encoding ubiquitin carboxyl-terminal hydrolase CYLD-like isoform X2, with protein sequence MEFKGDGKDKFFIVTRGKARKGFSRGCIGRVEAVLHKGELMGLLYGGGSSGNPKSGDMVKREDTYPLTRHQAQLLLFVSPSSKRLELLCNPQLFSAICVLSQDDLVVVKHKKGHQPGLVRNLMLIGKKENQGDLLMLGFEVEFVDSDQTVSPKKPAPLPLFSAADIVQVVPAYSVDIGPRWKDSYSEGLNRKAVSRINSMPNMGSRGRQVKDINHLDQNVTQTPTQSPSHHPFEVGSIVEVTSNTGITVYGVIRWMGVLSENKNDWAGIELDYEVNNCSDGTYGGQQYFTCKGGRALFVPLTKCSPDGRFLCPPSEKETLKATDIPPVIPLEETDENVPPIPESEALSLLVGKMKGIQGHYNSCYLDATLFSLFSLSMTLDSVCHKPAGTEKSISRSLKKDIVNRLRRQGFVPAESVMNFRKQLGCDTFVTEEKDPEEFITILLQRVLCMKSLLKLRSNNDTSQDAYTFQIILDKEQVTQTPTVQQLLDISLLSCGLKFEEIPSCLMVHMPRFGKKYKMFPHIIPSTEFDITDLLYNSPRECFLCGRLAEYECSQCLQDRKLQPGRIKQYCTTCKTQVHTHPSRQSHCPRALVVPAEVPADAPVPRHKMQLFAVLCIHTSHYVSFVKYGPGPRSWLFFDSMADRCVPSGDDQSGYNIPEIRACPEVGDFLSQSEEELARADPSQAGESVRRLLSDSYMCLYQSASMALYR
- the LOC139535591 gene encoding ubiquitin carboxyl-terminal hydrolase CYLD-like isoform X5, with translation MEFKGDGKDKFFIVTRGKARKGFSRGCIGRVEAVLHKGELMGLLYGGGSSGNPKSGDMVKREDTYPLTRHQAQLLLFVSPSSKRLELLCNPQLFSAICVLSQDDLVVVKHKKGHQPGLVRNLMLIGKKENQGDLLMLGFEVEFVDSDQTVSPKKPAPLPLFSAADIVQVVPAYSVDIGPRWKDSYSEGLNRKAVSRINSMPNMGSRGRQVKDINHLDQNVTQTPTQSPSHHPFEVGSIVEVTSNTGITVYGVIRWMGVLSENKNDWAGIELDYEVNNCSDGTYGGQQYFTCKGGRALFVPLTKCSPDGRFLCPPSEKETLKATDIPPVIPLEETDENVPPIPESEALSLLVGKMKGIQGHYNSCYLDATLFSLFSLSMTLDSVCHKPAGTEKSISRSLKKDIVNRLRRQGFVPAESVMNFRKQLGCDTFVTEEKDPEEFITILLQRVLCMKSLLKLRSNNDTSQDAYTFQIILDKEQVTQTPTVQQLLDISLLSCGLKFEEIPSCLMVHMPRFGKKYKMFPHIIPSTEFDITDLLYNSPRECFLCGRLAEYECSQCLQDRKLQPGRIKQYCTTCKTQVHTHPSRQSHCPRALVVPAEVPADAPVPRHKMQLFAVLCIHTSHYVSFVKYGPGPRSWLFFDSMADRCGDDQSGYNIPEIRACPEVGDFLSQSEEELARADPSQAGESVRRLLSDSYMCLYQSASMALYR